The following are encoded together in the Nyctibius grandis isolate bNycGra1 chromosome 5, bNycGra1.pri, whole genome shotgun sequence genome:
- the FMC1 gene encoding protein FMC1 homolog encodes MAALGSPLRTLRGLLRELRHAGGRAGRPYRDTPAYRHIVAAFRAHRVTSEKLCRAQQELHFQAATYLCLLRSVREHTALHQEYHGKGERSPEEVAGLVGFRLPQQPGEKG; translated from the exons ATGGCGGCGCTGGGGTCGCCGCTGCGCACCTTGCGCGGGCTCCTGCGCGAGCTCCGCCACGCCGGCGGACGGGCGGGCCGCCCCTATCGCGACACCCCCGCCTACCGGCATATCGTCGCGGCCTTCCGCGCCCACCGG GTGACCAGCGAGAAGCTGTGCCGGGCCCAGCAGGAGCTGCACTTCCAGGCTGCCACCTACCTTTGCCTGCTCCGCAGCGTGCGGGAGCACACGGCCCTGCACCAGGAGTACCACGGCAAGGGCGAGCGCTCGCCTGAGGAGGTCGCCGGCCTTGTGGGGTTCAGGTTGCCTCAGCAGCCGGGAGAGAAGGGCTGA